Proteins co-encoded in one Apis cerana isolate GH-2021 unplaced genomic scaffold, AcerK_1.0 Chr0_AcerK, whole genome shotgun sequence genomic window:
- the LOC133667610 gene encoding uncharacterized protein LOC133667610 translates to MLVNRILKHGKIIGLSNYLSSHEKIQQKTETNPLSVLRQAIRGVTPDIAVKARRVGGSTHQVPIEIGSTQGKALAIRWLLAASRKRPGRNMAFKLSSELVDAAKGSGDAIRKKEETHKMAEANRAFAHFR, encoded by the coding sequence ATGTTGGTTAACCGTATTCTGAAACACGGAAAAATCATTGGCTTATCAAATTATCTATCGAGCcatgaaaaaattcaacaaaagaCAGAAACAAATCCACTATCTGTTTTACGTCAAGCAATACGTGGAGTAACTCCCGATATAGCAGTAAAAGCAAGACGTGTAGGTGGATCGACTCATCAAGTTCCCATTGAAATAGGATCCACACAAGGAAAAGCACTTGCCATTCGTTGGTTATTAGCGGCATCCCGAAAACGTCCGGGTCGAAATATGGCTTTCAAATTAAGTTCTGAATTAGTGGATGCGGCCAAAGGGAGTGGCGATGCCATACGCAAAAAGGAAGAGACTCATAAAATGGCAGAGGCAAATAGAGCTTTTGCACATTTTCGTTAA
- the LOC133667562 gene encoding LOW QUALITY PROTEIN: uncharacterized protein LOC133667562 (The sequence of the model RefSeq protein was modified relative to this genomic sequence to represent the inferred CDS: inserted 4 bases in 4 codons), whose translation MIWHVQNENFILDSTRIFMKAFHLLLFDGSLIFPECILIFGLILLLMIDSTSDQKDIPWLYFISSTSLVMSITALLFRWREEPMISFSGNFQTNNFNEIFQFLILLCSTLCIPLSVEYIECTEMAITEFLLFVLTATLGGMFLCGANDLITIFVAPECFSLCSYLLSGYTKKDVRSNEATMKYLLMGGASSSILVHGFSWLYGLSXGEIELQEIVNGLINTQMYNXPGISIALIFITVGIGFKLSPAPSHQWTPDVYEGAPTPVVAFLSVTSKVAASASATRIFDIPFYFSSNEWHLLLEILAILSMILGNIIAITQTSMKRMLAYSSIGQIGYVIIGIIVGDSNNGYASMITYMLFYISMNLGAFACIVLFGLRTGTDNIRDYAGLYTKDPFXALSLALCLLSLGGLPPLAGFFGKLYLFWCGWRAGLYSLVLIGLLTSVVSIYYYLKIIKLLMTGRNQEIXPHVRNYRRSPLRSNNSIELSMIVCVIASTIPGISMNPIIAITQDTLFSF comes from the exons ATGATCTGGCATGTACAGAATGAAAACTTCATTCTCGATTCTacgagaatttttatgaaagccTTTCATTTGCTTCTCTTCGATGGAAGTTTGATTTTCCCAGAATGTATCCTAATTTTTGGCCTAATTCTTCTTCTGATGATCGATTCAACCTCTGATCAAAAAGATATACCTTGGTTATATTTCATCTCTTCAACAAGTTTAGTAATGAGCATAACGGCCCTATTGTTCCGATGGAGAGAAGAACCTATGATTAGCTTTTCGGGAAATTTCCAAACGAACAATTTCAACgaaatctttcaatttcttattttactaTGTTCAACTCTATGTATTCCTCTATCCGTAGAGTACATTGAATGTACAGAAATGGCTATAACAGAGTTTCTCTTATTCGTATTAACAGCTACTCTAGGAGGAATGTTTTTATGTGGTGCTAACGATTTAATAACTATCTTTGTAGCTCCAGAATGTTTCAGTTTATGCTCCTACCTATTATCTGGATATACCAAGAAAGATGTACGGTCTAATGAGGCtactatgaaatatttactcATGGGTGGGGCAAGCTCTTCTATTCTGGTTCATGGTTTCTCTTGGCTATATGGTTTAT GGGGAGAGATCGAGCTTCAAGAAATAGTGAATGGTCTTATCAATACACAAATGTATA TCCCGGGAATTTCAATTGCGCTCATATTTATCACTGTAGGAATTGGGTTCAAGCTTTCCCCAGCCCCTTCTCATCAATGGACTCCTGACGTATACGAAGGAG CTCCCACTCCAGTCGTTGCTTTTCTTTCTGTTACTTCGAAAGTAGCTGCTTCAGCTTCAGCCACtcgaatttttgatattcctttttatttctcatcaaACGAATGGCATCTTCTTCTGGAAATCCTAGCTATTCTTAGCATGATATTGGGAAATATCATTGCTATTACTCAAACAAGCATGAAACGTATGCTTGCATATTCGTCCATAGGTCAAATCGGATATgtaattattggaataattgtTGGAGACTCAAATAATGGATATGCAAGCATGATAACTTATATGTTGTTCTATATCTCCATGAATCTAGGAGCTTTTGCTTGCATTGTATTATTTGGTCTACGTACCGGAACTGATAACATTCGAGATTATGCAGGATTATACACGAAAGATCCTT TGGCTCTCTCTTTAGCCCTATGTCTCTTATCCCTAGGAGGTCTTCCTCCACTAGCAGGTTTTTTCGGAAAACTCTATTTATTCTGGTGTGGATGGCGGGCAGGCCTATATTCCTTGGTTTTAATAGGACTCCTTACAAGCGTTGTTTCTATCTactattatctaaaaataatcaagttaTTAATGACTGGACGAAACCAAGAAA ACCCTCACGTGCGAAATTATAGAAGATCTCCTTTAAGATCAAACAATTCCATCGAATTGAGTATGATTGTATGTGTGATAGCATCTACTATACCAGGAATATCAATGAACCctattattgcaattactCAGGATACCCTTTTTAGCTTCTAG